From a region of the Desulfatiglans anilini DSM 4660 genome:
- a CDS encoding (Fe-S)-binding protein, translating into MDREARTMYRTKFHNLEEMDVRALTWCMQCGNCINDQRSEVGADGTCTVYDFTPGFEPYYSRGKNMVIRALLEGRLEPSQELADAVYMCTVCNLCNHMCHNTWDEIEDGGTASFPVHRVMDHAAVYEALRADLVELGFEHRPGHKVLLASVKQNDNPWGQPRRAKADWTRIYEPKGKNLAKKKENIDVLYYTGCTAALDRTMTDVVISTAQCLDKAGVNWGFLGANEVECGSILMRVGEREEFKRVARHNVNQFNELYEQYGCKTIITSCAGCFKTIFQDYPEWHEEIGSIVKPEVMHTFDFLLRLVKAGKLKLDKEVNARVTYHDSCHNGRHCGYFETPRELLNEIPGIELIEMSRNGKNARCCGAGGGVKSGYGDLATRISLDRVKEAELTGADFLVNNCPFCEQNFRDGIIGIKSNLKNFDSVQLVAVSCGAKPIEDLKSLGT; encoded by the coding sequence AGAAGCGAAGTTGGCGCAGATGGCACCTGCACGGTATATGATTTCACTCCAGGATTTGAGCCATACTATTCCAGGGGCAAGAATATGGTTATCAGAGCACTGCTTGAAGGCAGGCTCGAACCATCGCAAGAACTCGCGGATGCCGTCTATATGTGCACGGTATGCAACCTTTGTAACCATATGTGCCACAATACCTGGGATGAGATCGAGGACGGAGGAACAGCGAGCTTTCCTGTTCACCGCGTTATGGATCATGCCGCAGTATATGAGGCACTGAGGGCAGATCTTGTTGAACTTGGCTTTGAGCACAGACCCGGGCACAAAGTGCTACTTGCTAGCGTTAAGCAAAATGACAACCCGTGGGGACAGCCAAGAAGAGCCAAAGCTGATTGGACAAGAATCTATGAGCCAAAAGGGAAGAATCTCGCCAAAAAGAAAGAAAACATCGATGTCTTGTATTACACAGGATGTACTGCCGCTTTGGATAGGACAATGACGGATGTTGTCATTTCAACTGCACAGTGTCTTGACAAGGCCGGAGTAAATTGGGGGTTCTTAGGTGCAAACGAGGTGGAATGCGGATCGATACTTATGCGCGTGGGCGAAAGAGAGGAATTTAAGCGGGTGGCGCGGCACAATGTGAATCAATTTAATGAGCTATACGAGCAATATGGCTGCAAAACAATTATTACGTCATGTGCGGGGTGTTTCAAGACAATCTTCCAAGATTATCCCGAGTGGCATGAGGAAATTGGTTCAATTGTAAAGCCAGAAGTGATGCATACTTTTGACTTTCTTCTACGGCTAGTCAAAGCAGGTAAATTAAAACTCGACAAGGAAGTCAATGCGCGAGTTACATATCATGACTCGTGCCACAATGGGAGGCATTGTGGATACTTCGAAACACCGAGAGAATTACTGAATGAAATACCGGGAATCGAATTGATAGAGATGTCGAGAAATGGAAAGAATGCGCGCTGCTGTGGTGCGGGGGGTGGCGTAAAAAGCGGGTATGGTGATCTTGCAACACGTATAAGCCTTGACAGAGTGAAGGAAGCTGAGCTGACAGGAGCTGATTTTCTTGTCAATAACTGTCCTTTTTGCGAACAAAATTTTCGCGATGGGATAATCGGAATAAAATCAAATTTGAAAAACTTCGATTCAGTTCAACTCGTTGCGGTAAGTTGCGGTGCCAAACCGATAGAAGATCTTAAATCCCTGGGTACCTAA
- a CDS encoding Sir2 family NAD-dependent protein deacetylase, with amino-acid sequence MRHASCIVAMTGGGISVRSGVPMFDSDNMMWGKYDFQKAEMLSHFEKDPSYHWIVAIGFLKTMLRAIPNPAHIALANMEKNGNIKAIVTTNLDHLHQEAGSKNVIEFHGSFFTSSCPKCYTRVTTYSCVKKFLNFSENELEKIFKQGREIPRCKFCNAVLKVDIPFFDQGLPIAKAFEVERVAIVADLMLVIGTRLRMGPIGLLPNLVKANNGKVAIINLSETTFDKKADYICRDYAEVVLPKIQNNLLEGF; translated from the coding sequence ATGCGTCATGCCAGCTGCATCGTAGCCATGACAGGGGGAGGGATATCCGTCCGATCCGGCGTTCCTATGTTTGATTCGGATAATATGATGTGGGGAAAATATGATTTTCAAAAGGCCGAGATGTTATCACACTTTGAGAAGGATCCCTCTTACCACTGGATTGTAGCTATCGGCTTTTTAAAAACGATGTTGCGAGCGATACCAAATCCTGCGCATATCGCTCTTGCAAATATGGAAAAAAATGGAAATATCAAAGCAATTGTAACCACCAATTTAGACCACCTGCACCAAGAGGCTGGCAGCAAGAATGTCATTGAGTTTCATGGATCATTCTTCACGAGCAGTTGTCCTAAATGTTATACAAGAGTAACCACATACTCTTGTGTCAAAAAGTTTTTAAATTTTTCAGAAAACGAACTTGAAAAAATTTTCAAACAGGGAAGAGAAATACCGCGATGCAAATTCTGCAATGCGGTTCTCAAGGTAGATATCCCGTTTTTCGATCAAGGGCTTCCTATCGCAAAAGCATTCGAGGTGGAGCGAGTAGCCATTGTGGCTGATCTCATGCTGGTAATCGGTACAAGATTAAGAATGGGACCCATTGGCCTCCTTCCTAACTTGGTTAAGGCAAATAATGGCAAAGTTGCGATAATTAATCTTTCAGAGACGACCTTTGATAAAAAAGCCGATTATATTTGCCGGGACTACGCGGAAGTTGTGCTTCCGAAGATTCAAAACAACCTGTTGGAAGGATTTTAA